Proteins found in one Aspergillus chevalieri M1 DNA, chromosome 2, nearly complete sequence genomic segment:
- a CDS encoding uncharacterized protein (COG:Q;~EggNog:ENOG410PMAP;~InterPro:IPR001128,IPR002403,IPR036396;~PFAM:PF00067;~go_function: GO:0004497 - monooxygenase activity [Evidence IEA];~go_function: GO:0005506 - iron ion binding [Evidence IEA];~go_function: GO:0016705 - oxidoreductase activity, acting on paired donors, with incorporation or reduction of molecular oxygen [Evidence IEA];~go_function: GO:0020037 - heme binding [Evidence IEA];~go_process: GO:0055114 - oxidation-reduction process [Evidence IEA]) has translation MSLIIAGPIAIITAFFLWHYCYQLFFSPLARIQGPLIYALTGWRLAYEDYKGDRSRTLHKLHSKYGPVIRVGPDEVSFNSTSALRVIYGAGSRFERTGFYRMFDVAGRPNLFSFASGKAHGDRKRILAHAYAKSRMLKGDTAALIEKKVRIYQELIEREGPTSNIFNSLHYFSLDVITEFLYGRFGRTACLQGVKADRALTRAMGNPERRKLTWFSVHFLRFTEWLYTRDGALGCLARQFYPMQAPTTYMGIRNHALKACQSFSAVTNDEKNMEGSSALIARLWQHHRSRKEGGMDDLDIASECADHLMAGIETTSDTLMFAVWSLSRPEHRHFQKEVIEEVCALSENGINADGIPRVEASDKLPYVNAVIKETLRLFAPLPGSEPRSLPTNTTIDGYAIPPRTVVSMSPYILHRNPEIFPEPSRFNPDRWLDESQDQAEMKKLFWAFSSGGRMCIGIQ, from the coding sequence ATGTCCTTGATTATCGCTGGCCCCATAGCCATAATCACagctttctttctctggcaCTACTGTTACCAACTGTTCTTCAGCCCTCTCGCACGAATCCAAGGACCTCTGATATACGCATTGACAGGATGGCGGCTCGCATATGAGGACTACAAAGGCGATCGCTCGCGTACCCTCCACAAACTGCATAGCAAATATGGCCCCGTCATCCGCGTGGGCCCTGACGAGGTATCGTTCAACAGCACGTCCGCGCTGCGAGTGATCTATGGCGCTGGTAGCAGATTCGAACGAACAGGTTTTTACAGGATGTTCGATGTAGCCGGGCGTCCAAATTTGTTCTCATTTGCGTCTGGAAAAGCGCACGGGGACCGCAAGAGAATTCTAGCGCATGCGTATGCCAAATCGAGGATGCTGAAAGGCGATACCGCAGCATTGATTGAGAAGAAGGTCCGGATATATCAGGAGCTTATTGAGCGGGAGGGTCCGACGAGCAATATATTTAACAGTCTGCATTACTTTTCGCTTGATGTTATAACCGAGTTCCTTTACGGACGATTCGGGAGAACAGCATGTCTACAGGGCGTCAAGGCAGACCGTGCTCTAACAAGGGCGATGGGGAATCCGGAGCGTCGCAAGTTGACATGGTTTAGTGTGCATTTTCTTCGCTTCACGGAATGGCTTTACACGAGGGACGGGGCCCTGGGCTGCCTTGCGCGACAGTTTTATCCCATGCAAGCACCTACTACGTACATGGGTATCCGGAATCATGCGCTGAAAGCTTGTCAGTCCTTTTCTGCTGTGACAAACGATGAAAAGAATATGGAAGGATCATCAGCCCTAATCGCACGGTTGTGGCAGCACCATCGCTCTAGAAAAGAGGGTGGAATGGATGATTTGGACATTGCATCGGAATGTGCGGACCATCTCATGGCAGGCATCGAGACCACCAGCGATACTTTGATGTTTGCGGTCTGGTCCCTTTCGCGCCCTGAACATCGGCACTTCCAAAAGGAGGTTATCGAGGAGGTTTGCGCACTCTCAGAAAACGGTATCAACGCAGATGGCATTCCACGAGTTGAGGCAAGCGACAAGCTCCCGTATGTAAATGCAGTCATTAAAGAAACACTTCGACTATTCGCACCGCTTCCAGGATCAGAACCCCGGTCCCTTCCTACAAACACTACAATCGATGGATATGCAATCCCCCCGAGGACTGTCGTTTCCATGTCACCATACATTCTACATCGGAACCCGGAGATCTTCCcggagccgtcaagattcaACCCAGATCGCTGGCTTGACGAGTCCCAAGACCAAGCAGAGATGAAAAAGTTATTCTGGGCATTTTCTAGCGGAGGAAGAATGTGTATCGGGATTCAGTAA
- a CDS encoding glycoside hydrolase family 32 protein (CAZy:GH32;~COG:G;~EggNog:ENOG410PJC2;~InterPro:IPR001362,IPR013148,IPR013189,IPR013320, IPR023296;~PFAM:PF00251,PF08244;~SECRETED:SignalP(1-20);~go_function: GO:0004553 - hydrolase activity, hydrolyzing O-glycosyl compounds [Evidence IEA];~go_process: GO:0005975 - carbohydrate metabolic process [Evidence IEA]): MKRTTAAELLAVSWAGVAAALDYNAPPGNLSNLPNSTLFETWRPKIHVLPPTGQIGDPCAHYSDPETGLFHVGYLHNSSGIAAVQTNDLVHYYDVNKNGNYSITSGGANDPVAVFDGSVIPSGINGKPTLIYTSVSSLPIHWTLPYTRGSESQSLAVTSDGGNFTKLDIPPVIPEPPAGLDVTAFRDPFVFQNSELDRTLNSAKGTWYVTVSGGVHNVGPGIFLYRSKSSNFEQWEYLGEWFNAPSNSTWGNGDWAKVYGFNWETANVFGLDRQGYNYNGESFMTFGVEGSYIPIQKAVSSLHAQLWAAGNVSTVNGDVTFNPSMVGVLDWGLSAYAAAGKVLPSTSKASSSSGAPDRFISYVWLTGDLFEAVKDFPKAQQGWQSTLLLPRELNVHTIPNVVNNGLIHDTASWRVASNFSAGNCVELETLGVNIARETYNAMTAAPSFSEPNRKLSKTGVVPFDRSPNSKFFVLNAQISFPQSARNSGLKSGFQILSSELESTTIYYQFSNESIVIDRYSTSAASQTTPGINADPESGRLRLFDINESCRSNGKGKNEHMETLDLTIVVDNSVLEVYANSRFALSTWARSWYANSTEIRFFHDGEGEASFSKIQVSDGLYDAYPDRSQYTV; this comes from the exons ATGAAGCGCACGACTGCAGCTGAGCTTCTTGCCGTGAGCTGGGCAGGTGTTGCTGCCGCTCTCGACTACAACGCACCGCCGGGTAACCTGTCCAACCTTCCTAACTCGACGCTTTTCGAAACATGGAGGCCCAAAATTCACGTCCTCCCACCAACTGGCCAGATTGGCGACCCATGCGCACACTATAGTGACCCTGAAACCGGTCTGTTCCACGTTGGCTACCTGCACAACAGCAGTGGAATTGCTGCTGTTCAGACAAATGACCTTGTGCACTACTATGATGTGAACAAGAATGGCAATTACTCCATCACTTCTGGTGGTGCAAATGACCCTGTCgctgtgtttgatggctCTGTCATTCCCAGTGGCATCAATGGCAAGCCGACACTGATCTATACCTCGGTTTCGTCGCTTCCCATTCATTGGACCCTTCCGTATACTCGGGGAAGCGAGTCTCAGTCCCTGGCTGTTACTTCTGATGGTGGAAATTTTACCAAGCTCGACATCCCGCCTGTGATCCCTGAGCCTCCTGCGGGCTTGGATGTTACTGCTTTCCGTGACCCATTTGTCTTCCAGAACAGCGAACTGGATCGAACCCTTAACAGCGCCAAGGGCACTTGGTATGTCACTGTCTCTGGCGGCGTTCATAATGTCGGTCCTGGTATCTTTCTTTACCGCAGCAAGAGCTCCAACTTTGAGCAGTGGGAGTACCTCGGGGAATGGTTCAATGCGCCTTCCAACTCGACTTGGGGTAACGGCGACTGGGCCAAGGTTTATGGATTTAACTGGGAAACTGCCAACGTGTTTGGTCTTGATAGACAGGGATATAACTACAACGGCGAGTCCTTTATGACTTTTGGTGTGGAAGGCTCTTACATTCCTATCCAGAAGGCCGTGTCCTCTTTGCATGCTCAGCTATGGGCAGCTGGCAATGTCTCGACCGTTAATGGCGATGTGACTTTCAACCCTAGCATGGTTGGTGTTCTTGACTGGGGCTTGTCTGCATATGCTGCGGCTGGAAAGGTCCTCCCCAGCACATCTAAAGCCTCGTCGAGCAGCGGTGCGCCAGACCGCTTCATCTCTTATGTCTGGTTGACTGGAGACCTGTTCGAAGCAGTTAAGGACTTTCCCAAGGCGCAGCAGGGATGGCAAAGCACTCTTCTTCTACCGCGTGAGCTGAACGTGCACACCATTCCCAATGTGGTGAACAATGGTCTCATCCATGACACTGCCTCCTGGCGCGTGGCCAGCAACTTCTCCGCTGGCAACTGCGTCGAGCTCGAAACTCTGGGCGTGAACATCGCGCGCGAGACCTACAACGCCATGACTGCTGCTCCGTCCTTTTCGGAACCGAACCGTAAACTCTCAAAGACCGGCGTTGTCCCCTTCGACCGCTCTCCCAACAGCAAGTTCTTCGTCCTCAACGCCCAGATCTCCTTCCCGCAGTCTGCGCGTAACTCTGGCCTCAAGTCTGGCTTCCAGATCCTCTCATCAGAACTCGAGTCAACTACTATCTACTACCAGTTCTCGAATGAGTCGATTGTTATCGATCGCTACAGCACCAGCGCTGCCTCGCAGACCACTCCTGGAATCAACGCGGATCCTGAGTCTGGACGTTTGCGTCTGTTCGACATCAACGAAAGTTGCAGAAGTAATGGCAAAGGCAAGAACGAGCACATGGAAACCTTGGACCTTACCATCGTGGTCGACAACTCTGTTCTCGAAGTTTATGCCAACTCGCGCTTCGCGCTATCTACTTGGGCTCG TTCTTGGTACGCCAACTCCACTGAAATCCGCTTCTTCCACGACGGCGAGGGCGAGGCCTCGTTCAGCAAAATCCAAGTTTCGGACGGCTTGTACGATGCTTATCCCGACAGGTCGCAGTATACTGTTTGA
- a CDS encoding cytochrome P450 (COG:Q;~EggNog:ENOG410PW54;~InterPro:IPR001128,IPR017972,IPR002401,IPR036396;~PFAM:PF00067;~TransMembrane:1 (o6-26i);~go_function: GO:0005506 - iron ion binding [Evidence IEA];~go_function: GO:0016705 - oxidoreductase activity, acting on paired donors, with incorporation or reduction of molecular oxygen [Evidence IEA];~go_function: GO:0020037 - heme binding [Evidence IEA];~go_process: GO:0055114 - oxidation-reduction process [Evidence IEA]), which produces MINVFILLAAFYSVYFLWGAIWNLYYHPLHRIPGPKLWIAFPIFRHISLVRGQLEADIKTFHGKYGKVVRFSTDEVSFITAQAWREIYNDFPKAELSTNVPLGINNANDTNHRRYRKALAHSFSTKALTTQEPVLIEYTEKLINKMKGFAESQRPADMVKWYNSTTFDLIGDLAFGVSFGNLDTDGYHFWVSNVFQAVRGIVMGTIKDAYPVLFKLFSFAFGLNRFSEARARQLEYSSSTMQKRLAREEPRDLVDFMDGFLQSKDNITVEEMEANANLLIIAGSDTTATLLSGTTYYLLRTLRALEKATQEVRSAFKSESEINFLNTTARLPYMVACLNEGMRMYPPVPSVLQRVAVSSKPIEISGYYISNGTKVGVHQFAANTSPINFYEPDNFIPERWLPETKKDTSSPFYNDDRDVCQVFSYGPRDCIGKNLAYAEMRVILARMLWNFDMEICEESNNWNKQRTFTLWEKSPLMVRLRLREGIEKH; this is translated from the exons ATGATAAACGTCTTTATATTGCTAGCAGCTTTCTACTCCGTTTATTTCCTTTGGGGTGCAATTTGGAATCTTTACTATCACCCGCTACACAGGATTCCGGGACCCAAGCTGTGGATTGCGTTTCCCATATTTCGCCACATCTCCCTCGTCAGAGGACAACTCGAAGCTGATATCAAGACCTTTCATGGCAAATACGGCAAGGTCGTACGTTTCTCAACAGATGAGGTCTCCTTCATCACTGCCCAGGCCTGGCGTGAAATCTACAATGACTTCCCCAAAGCAGAACTATCGACCAATGTTCCATTAGGTATTAACAATGCCAATGATACGAACCATCGCCGCTACCGTAAAGCATTGGCGCATTCCTTCTCTACCAAGGCTCTGACAACCCAGGAGCCCGTTCTGATCGAATATACGGAAAAATTGATAAACAAAATGAAAGGTTTCGCCGAGTCGCAAAGGCCCGCAGACATGGTCAAGTGGTATAACTCAACGACGTTCGACCTAATTGGCGATCTCGCGTTCGGAGTGTCATTTGGAAACTTGGACACAGACGGTTACCACTTCTGGGTGTCTAATGTCTTTCAGGCGGTTCGGGGTATAGTCATGGGTACCATAAAGGATGCCTACCCTGtgctgttcaaattgtttaGCTTCGCCTTTGGTCTCAACCGGTTTTCGGAGGCGCGAGCGAGGCAATTAGAATACAGCAGCTCAACCATGCAGAAACGCCTGGCACGCGAAGAACCTCGCGACTTGGTCGACTTTATGGATGGCTTTCTACAGTCGAAGGATAATATAACTGTAGAAGAGATGGAAGCTAACGCTAATCTATTGATCATTGCTGGAAGCGATACAACGGCAACCTTGCTTTCTGGTACGACCTACTACCTGCTCCGGACGCTGCGTGCGCTGGAAAAAGCTACGCAAGAGGTCCGCTCTGCTTTCAAGTCGGAATCCGAGATCAACTTTCTGAATACTACTGCGCGGCTGCCGTACATGGTCGCCTGTCTCAATGAGGGTATGCGAATGTACCCTCCTGTTCCATCTGTTCTGCAGCGTGTAGCCGTTTCTTCCAAGCCTATcgagatatcaggatactATATATCCAATGGA ACAAAAGTAGGCGTCCACCAATTTGCCGCCAATACGTCTCCCATAAACTTCTACGAACCAGACAACTTTATCCCCGAGCGCTGGCTCCCAGAGACCAAGAAGGACACATCCTCGCCGTTCTACAATGATGACCGCGACGTGTGTCAGGTATTCTCATACGGCCCGAGAGACTGCATTGGAAAGAATCTGGCCTATGCCGAAATGCGTGTGATTCTGGCGCGCATGCTCTGGAACTTCGATATGGAGATTTGCGAGGAGAGTAATAATTGGAATAAGCAGCGTACTTTTACGTTGTGGGAGAAGTCGCCGTTGATGGTTCGATTGAGGCTCAGGGAGGGGATTGAAAAGCATTAA